agttgtgttgtgttttatggtgcataagcgactaaggctatcatgaGTCAAGTAAACAAGTGCTCAAGGAGCAGTGTCTTTGGTTATCAATGGCGCAGCACCATTTACCTTGCCTTGCAGTTGTGTAGAATTATGTATGCCGCCTGGAATTAAACACTGTAGGAATAATTCCTCGAGACGCGAACTAGTAAAATAACAAAGAAGGACTGTGCTCCTCAGTCGTGTTTAAACCCTTATTAATAATCTTTGGTTCAGCGCTGATTATTAGTTTCAGTTGCTGGAAACTGCGTGAAAAGTACTTAAACTTGAGCGGCGTCATCCTTTGCCGGGTACCAAAAACGAACTTCTAATGTATCGGCGATCGCAGCAAGCAAGGCCCCTGTTGCTCGGAGCCTATATTTGTGTACACACTCGCCGCACATTCGTCTGCGTCATGCATGAATATTGGGCATGACTGATGGACAGGACCTCCGATTACAGTAACTTCAGTGAAAGGGCTCACGATATGGCTTGTGTGCTCTGGTAGAAAATGAACAGCAGGGAGACGATGTACGGTGGCGATACACCGCAGCTTTATGGCAGCGTGGGGCGCCCGACGAACTACGCACATATGATTTCAGTCACGGGAAAGCAAGGAGTTAAAGGACAGTTCATGTGCCCTGTGGTTAACTTCCACAGTGTCTGCAACGATCACgaatccctccccccccccccccatgtacaGTTTTCCGTCTTTCAGCCAGTCGCTCAACACGAAAAATGTTCAAGGATGAccagtcgcggtggctcagtggttatagcgttgGGCTGGTGGGCATTTCGTTCAGGGGAAACTGTTCCGTCGTGTTAATAATAGTGTTTtcgtaattaataataataataataataattggtttttggggaaaggaaatggcgcagtatctctctcatataccgttggacacctgaaccgcgccgtaagggaagggataaaggagggagtgaaagaggaaaggaagaagaggtgccgtagtggagggctccggaataatttcgaccacctgggtatctttaacgtgcactgacatcgcacagcacatgggcgccgaAAGTTCTAACACACCCGTTTGCATCTACAAATCTTAGCATTGCTGAAGTGGTGAGACACGTTCGTGGCCTCGGACCTCCTCCCTTCCTCACAAATTTTTTCGCGACTTCTCCCACTTTTCTCCGCCTGCCGCAGTCCGGCAACCGCCTGGGCTTCCCGCAAGCCGTCAAGAAGCCCAAGTACGTGTACGTGGAGGGCATCCGGATGTCGCCGACGCTGACGCAGGAGAACGTCATCTTCTCGCTCAACTTCGAGCCGCTGGACACGGACATCGTGATCGACTCGTACCCGGGCTGCGGCAGTTCCTGGGTGGTGCAGATCGTCTACCTGCTGCTCAACAACGCCCACCTGGGAAAGATCTCCGAGTCGCTCACCAGGGAGGTCTGCTACCTGGAGGCCGAAGGGGGCCAGGTCGGTGCCTTCTCGGGATATCACATCTATTACTACATAAGGGGTAGCAGAATGCAGCGAAAGAGAAGCCGTTAGCTTCAGTAGGGGCGCTACAACAACGGTAAAATGAGATCTTCGGAACGGTGGTCCGTCAGGCTCCGTGTCCATGGCCCGCTACTTAGTGGTGTATGCGACGATGTGTTTTCAGTGCCAGCTCTAATCTCGGAGTATGATTGCGCAGGTCACACGGCGCTTTAATCAGAAGCTATACAAAGAGCTTTTCCTAGTTTCTCAGATTATCGCACCGGAATGCTACGACAGTGTGACTGTTACAAAGGCTTACGCGGCCAACTCGCCAAGCGATCTGGCCGAAAGTGTCAGCGAAGTCCGGCAGTTCATTCTTTCGCGTCGATAACCGCAGAAAGAGGGATTGCTGCCAGGGAGTGTATTTCAGTCACGTTCCATGCGAAGAATTTTGCTTTCTTCAGCAAGTTTGTGCTCTAAAACTGGGCCTGAATGGACACTTCACGAGGTTTCAGGGTATTGTAGGAGTTCATATGGAAATGAGAGAAACCTTTTCATCTGAAGGTATTGCAGACTAGCTCGATATGTAACTGTCGTTAGTGTATACGGCATCAGTGACTCGTCTGACATTTAAATTGCCCGTCGAAAATTAATAAAATGATACGAAAGCGGTTCCATCTCGCTTGTTTTTTCACGCCTTACAATCTCTCACGTGTTTGCGCTCATCTTTGCGCTGGGTGCGAATATAGCGCTGTCCCCGGATACGCGTTTTTCGCGGTGCTTCTCAATCAGTGGTATGCAATACGCGGTGCAGGTCACCGTAATATCATGTTGGCGGCTAGAGCTTTCGTTGCGTGACCTATAGGACATTACAACCCAAGCTTCATTTCTTTTCCGGTTCCCGAAGTTACGGTGTCACTTATATGAAAGTAATTATGGTAGTTATGTTGAGCTGACCCTAACCTGATATGTAAAAACCGCGTACAATGGGCGAGTTCGTACGAGTCATTTACGGGCTTGTTTCCTTTGATTCCAGAAGTGCATTATGACTGAAAAATTCTTGAAACAGGATTCTTAATTTTTTAAATGTAGCTTTAGGTGTTGATGGCAGCACTTTTATCACCGGTCGCCCCTGCTTAAAATACGTAGAGCACGGAAAACACAAACACGCGCAATTGCGAGTATCACTCGGAAACCACAATGATTAATAAGAAAAATACCAGTGAAGTAATGCCGGGAAAAATTCAGGAATTTTTCAAACCGCTGCAGAGAAAAGTAACGGAAATAGAGATTTTTGTGTCTAAGTAAACGAATTTTTGGTTGCTGCATGGAACATAACTGGTTAGTTTTGAGAGATATGTAGTACTAGAGTGCTATGGGCCTAGATCGGTTTGGTATTGTCGGACAAATTTCCACACATAGTTGCAAGACATGAGATCAAGACTGAGTTTTCGAAGAATTCTTCAGTACGACGCAGGCAACTAACACTCATAGAAGTCTGGGTTTAGTGATAATGCCTAGCAGAGGTCCGCGTTAACTTACACTAAGAAATGCACATGTGTCATTATTGTATCGAAGACGTCCAGTGATATGTCGGCGCTCGCAACGCTATCCTGTGAGTAAAGGGTGTGTTGAATTCTCACAGATCATTGAATTGAATAAGGGCATTGAATAAGAGACAATACCGCGACAAAAAAACTTCGAAGTCTCAGCTAGCCCTTACAGAAATTTCTtaagaaagtctatagactctgcatagacttctgtctataaagtttatagactgtctatagaaaaaccTTAGAGAACactctgtaggcaatacaaatcctatagacatttTATAGATCCTGTCCTATGATCCTGGGGACAGCAGCATCTCTTAAGTATTTATTCATGAATGTGCATTCACGGGTATAGATTTCTGAATTGTGAAACTAAAATGATTGGTGGTGCAACGTTAaaagccatacacttttagtagacttttatctATAGGCAATGTATAAATAAAACCCaaataaaagtgtatggccataaatctatagattgtctatatactatgaatagacaaaaagaaatatctataggaaggcaatgcagtctataagaagtctatagaccattttcgtaAGGGAGTTTTTCCTGCTATTGATCGCGTGCACGCAGGTCGACTCGTACAAACCTCCGCGCATCATCAAGACGCACCTGCCGTTCAACGGCATCGCGTACAACCAGTCGGCCAAGTACATCTACATCGCCAGGAACGTGAAGGACTGCTGCGTCTCCATCTACCACATCATGAAGACGTACCCGGACGACTACCAGTTCGCTGAGGGCACCTTCGAGGACGTCTTCGAGTGCTTCATCCGGGGCGAGATGGAGTACAACGACTACTTCGACCACCTCCTGCCCTGGTGGAGCTACAAGAACGAGCCCAACATCCTGTTCCTCGTCTACGAGACCATGAAGAAGGAGCCCAAGGAACACGTGCAGATCATCGCCAAGTTCCTGGGCGGCGTCGCCAACGACATCATCCAGGAGCAGTCCAAGCTGCAGTCGGTGCTGCGGATGTCCAACATCCTCTTCATGAAGCTCAAGACGCGCGACTACGCCTCGGTGTTGCCCAAGAGGAAGTTCTTCGTCCGTGAGGGCGTCATCGGGCAGTGGAAGAACTTCTTCACGGGCGAGCAGTCGCGGCGCATCGACAACAAGTTCTTCCAGAGGACTGTCGATACGCCCATGAGCCTGCTCTGGAAAGGCATGGGGGTCTTCGATTGACTCCTCCCAGCCAGCGCGATGTGCACGC
The Amblyomma americanum isolate KBUSLIRL-KWMA chromosome 3, ASM5285725v1, whole genome shotgun sequence genome window above contains:
- the LOC144123404 gene encoding sulfotransferase ssu-1-like, which translates into the protein MGCIPMSGNRLGFPQAVKKPKYVYVEGIRMSPTLTQENVIFSLNFEPLDTDIVIDSYPGCGSSWVVQIVYLLLNNAHLGKISESLTREVCYLEAEGGQVDSYKPPRIIKTHLPFNGIAYNQSAKYIYIARNVKDCCVSIYHIMKTYPDDYQFAEGTFEDVFECFIRGEMEYNDYFDHLLPWWSYKNEPNILFLVYETMKKEPKEHVQIIAKFLGGVANDIIQEQSKLQSVLRMSNILFMKLKTRDYASVLPKRKFFVREGVIGQWKNFFTGEQSRRIDNKFFQRTVDTPMSLLWKGMGVFD